A segment of the Arachis hypogaea cultivar Tifrunner chromosome 5, arahy.Tifrunner.gnm2.J5K5, whole genome shotgun sequence genome:
tgaaaatttagtcaaattagtcaaatcatctaactgtTCTCATGATTGTTCAATATCAATATAGgcttttaattctaaattatttggGGGTATTCACTAGGATCAATTTCACATCATCTTGagttttctgctatttaattaataaaatcctAAGCTATGGTCTAAATAGAATAAACTGTTCTTTAATGGTTTTGCTAAAAATGTTTTTCTTTCATGTATGTTAGCCCGCAAAATACAAGTGTTACAATGGATAAACATTCGtttctaattaaatatttttgtgaaCTACCAGCCTCATTTTCCTCAATTCCATTTCTTCAGTTGTTATACAATGCTCTCTGGATGAAACTGCACCTCCTGCAATTTTAAAGACTAAAACTTTAGCCTAGACTTACCAGTTAATAAAAGCATGAACAATCAAAATCCTTTAATGCTAGAGAGGAAATTCTCTCTTGTAAATTCACCTTTTCAAACATCAAATTCTTAATTCTAAGTTTATCTTAAGATAAATTCTATGGTACCCATAATGGAGTCACTCAGATAAAAACaactaaaatgtctttttttaaatatattttttaataattaaaatttaacacgtataatcgattaaatcgtgttatttttgttaaaattagactagacaaattgatttgagcgaaaaaatagtgaatcaaattttgaattagtctaaattaatattattttttataaaaaataattacaatatccttattatagaaaataattaaaatactcctattatatatattaattcttcaaaaaaataaaaaactaaaatttaaaatttttaaaattaatatatatataataaaaatatttagttattttttataataaaatattatagttattttttataaaaaaataatattaatttagataaatttaacatttgattcactattttagGCGTCTTTGAGCGACTCCCACCTAATAACATAAAACCAAAAAGGAGTAGGATTGTTATATGTATGTTTATAATTCTTGTAATGAGCTGGCATTATAAGACCATTCTCAATCCAGGCTGTCACTTCTAATTCTTTATGAGAAAAAATATCCTATTCAACCACAAGGCTGTGATAATGAaagaattgaaaaggataacGGAGCAGGGAAGCTAAAATAATGACACAACTCAATTTTGAGTAAAGAGAATGCCGTAGCTAAATGGATGGCTAATTATACTAAATTACTAATGCTAGTGAAAATAGGAAGTTACAAACAAATCATAAAACAAGAATTGAATTTTGTAAATAAAAGTAGTGAATTCCTACTTTGTTAATCCAGAAAATGCTCTATCTTTTCCTTTCGTATCATAGTGTATGTTTTGGTgtcattattttcttaaaaaaaaatcttttttcaataatttttttttaattttttaatgtgtttggtaaatttctaatagtaaaaataaaagcactaataaaataaaaaaatcttttttaaaaagctgtaatttacatcttcttttaaaagatcttttttccttaaaaaaagatgtttttcatgtaataaataaacaaaaaagtacttttatattattatacccaaacataattgatagataaaaagacctttttacatgagatatccaaacataaaattatttttacttctctataagatcttttaagaaaagataacttgaaaaaaaatcttttcttagaagttcacccaaacaagcccataATACACCAAAGAACTTACATAACAATTAGTCTAACTAAGAAATTTACATCAACAATTCATTGATAAACATGATTGATATTATATCATTCTCAATATACTAGTTGACCTTGAAGAAGCTAAATGACAAGATATTGCAAAATTATAAAACACTTTAGAAGAAATGCAAGGTCAACTAGATGAAGGCAACAAAACTAGCAATTGAGCAAGCACCACAATAATTAAATAGGATTTTGTTGTGGACAATACTAAGTTAGAGTTACTGGCAAATAAAACAGAGGAGCTAGAGGTAAGTATAAACTTCTATCTTAAAATGGTATGTTTTATTGTCAGAGAGAAACGGTGAAAACAACAGAATTATTTTAACTTGAAGCTCCAATACATTTTGCAGATAAAATTTTCACCCaagaaattatattatatttttaaatagtataatttAAAGAAAGGAGTATACTTTTAACTTTGTTTCCAAGAAGAATGTTATGTCATTTGTTACTcgaaatttaaattacaaaaaatagaaGCAAATGTGGGGAATGAAAATTATAAAAGGATTCCCCATGAAATAAAATTGATGATTATTTACAAAAGAATAGAATTACAGAAGAATATAAATTCCAATCCAACATGAACAATATCAAATTCAGTATCTGCCTACTACACTTACATACATGCAAATATGTACCAAACTAAGAATCTATTGTTcctcaaacacaaaataaatttatatacttATCATCATCATTTAGTTATAGCCACCATGAAATCAATCGATCAACTACCTATCCACATCCTCAAAAACAAGACGTAATTTCTAACTACAAGAACTTTATCAAAACTCCACGTAGTTTTCATAGAAAAAGCGAAAAGAATGAACCTTGATGCGTTTGGAGTAGGtggcagaggcagaggcagaggtGGAGGGAGAAGGAATGAAGTCAGAGTTGGTGGCGAGGAAGAGAAACAGGGCGAAGACAGCGAGACACATTGCACAAACAGCAATGGCGGAAGAAGACAGACTGCCGGAAATATCAAGAACCATAGCAGAATCACAAATTATGTTTAAGGGTGGAGAGGGGAAATTTGGAAAGTAAAAATCGTAGGGGTAAATGTAGaattacaaaaaaagaaaaaagagggtTCAATTTGAAATTAATAAAATCCGTGGcctaaataaaataacaaaagtagAAACAATTAAACAAATAAGTAAATAACCTCGAACAAGCTTGATTCTACCCTCACTCTGTTGGTGGTTGCAAGAATGTTGTCATTCTTCTCATTCTCACGAATCATGTTAAGGTGTGCTCTTCAAATCCCAAATCCCTCTCCTTATTGTGTTCCCTACTCCCCTCTCCGTCTTTGCTTCCCTTCAACTTCATCCCTACACTCTCACTCTCAGCCCCAATCACTTGATGAAGCTGTTGATTCCTTCACTCGCATGCTCTCTATGCGTCGTCCTCCATCCATCATCCAATTCACCAAGATTTTGGGATCTCTTGCCAAGACCAACCACTTCTCCACCGCCATTTCCCTTTTTCAGCAATTGCAAGCCAGAGGAATCACTCCCGACTTATTTACTTTGAGCATCATAATTAATTGTTGTTGCGGCATGGGTCGTATGACGCTTGCTTTCTCTGTATTGGCCAAGATTTTCAGAATGGATTACCAACCTAATACGGTAACATTGACAACAATCCTGAAAGGTCTCTGTCTCTGTGGTAGTGTTGAAAAAGCAGTGCGCTTTCATGACAAAGTGCTGGCTCATGGAtttcactttaatgaagtcactTATGGGACGTTGATCAATGGGCTCTGTAAAACCGGACAGACATCAGCTGCTATTCAAGTGTTGAGAAACATCCCACGTTATGGCATTGCTCTTAATGTCTTCATGTACAGCGCAATTATTGATAGCCTCTGCAAGGATACACTTGTAAGTCAGGCTTTTCATTTATTCTCTGAAATGCTTGCTAAGGGAATTTCTCCCAATGTTATCACATACAATTCTCTCATTTTTGGATTGTGTCTTGTGGGTCAATATAAGGAAGCCATTGATTTGTTAAGTGATATGGTGCTTAGAAACATTACTCCAGATGTTTGTACCTATAATACTTTGATTGATGGGCTATGCAAGGAAGGAAAGATCAAAGATGCTAAGAGTGTATTGGCTGTAATGGCAAAACATGGTGTGAAACCAGATGTGGTTACTTATAACAGCTTAATGGACGGATATTGTTTGGTTAATCAGGTAAATAAGGCAAAATATATATTCAACACTATGGCCGAGAATAAAGTGTTTCCTAATGTTCAGAGTTACAATATCATGATTAATGGCTTTTGCAAAAGTAAAATGATCGATGACGCCTTGAATCTCTTCGAAGAGATGCGTCGCAAGAACTTGGTTCCTGACACGGTAACTTACAATACTCTAGTTGATGGCTTAGGAAAATCAAGGAGAATCCTTTGTGCTTTGGAGCTTCTTGAAAAGATGCATGATCAAGGTCAACCTGCCAATATAGTCACTTACAGTTCTTTGCTGGATGCTTTGTTCAATATCAAACAACATGACAAGGCACTTATGTTATTCAATCAAATGAAAGAGTGTGGCATTGAACCAAATATGTATACATACAACATACTTATAGATGGCCTGTGCAAAAGTGGAAGACTTAAAAATGCAAAAGAGATTTTTCAAGATCTTTCCATTAAAGGCTATCGTCCAGACGTGAGGACATACACTATTATGATAAATGGGCTTTGCAAACAGGGCCTACTTCCTGAAGCATTGGCTTTCTTGTCAAAAATGGAAGACAATGGCTG
Coding sequences within it:
- the LOC112803886 gene encoding uncharacterized protein; this encodes MLSFSRIMLRCALQIPNLSPYCVPHSALRHCFPSTSSLHSHSQSQLLDEAVDSFTRMLSMRRTPPIIQFNKILGSLSKTKHFHAAVSLFQQLQVRGIAPSIVTLSIVINCCCGMGRMKLAFSVLAKIFRMDYQPNTVTLTTILKGLCLCGSVERAVRFHDRLLAHGLQFNQVTYGTLINGLCKSGHTSAAIQVLRKIPQYGIAPDVVMYSAIIDSLCKDTFVSDAFHLYSEMLAKGISPDVITYNTLTYGLCLAGQLKEAIDLLNHMMLTNITPDVRTYTTLIDGLCKEGKIKDAKNVLAMMIKDGVKPDVVTYNCLMDGYCLVNEVNKAKFVFNTMAQSRVSLDVQSYSIMINGLCKSKMVDEALNLFEEMRRKYLVPNTVTYNTLIDGLSKSKRISCALELLVEMHDRGQPANVVTYNSLLDGMFKNQQLDKALMLFIQMKESGIDPDIYTYSILIDGLCKSGRLQNAKEIFQDLYIKGYLPNVWTYNIMINGLCKEGLLHEALALLSKMEDNGCLPDAVTYEITIRTLFENGENDKAEKLLREMISRGLLQGFFIEKAKRMNLDAFGVGGRGRGRGGGRRNEVRVGGEEEKQGEDSETHCTNSNGGRRQTAGNIKNHSRITNYLDSTLTLLVVARMLSFFSFSRIMLRCALQIPNPSPYCVPYSPLRLCFPSTSSLHSHSQPQSLDEAVDSFTRMLSMRRPPSIIQFTKILGSLAKTNHFSTAISLFQQLQARGITPDLFTLSIIINCCCGMGRMTLAFSVLAKIFRMDYQPNTVTLTTILKGLCLCGSVEKAVRFHDKVLAHGFHFNEVTYGTLINGLCKTGQTSAAIQVLRNIPRYGIALNVFMYSAIIDSLCKDTLVSQAFHLFSEMLAKGISPNVITYNSLIFGLCLVGQYKEAIDLLSDMVLRNITPDVCTYNTLIDGLCKEGKIKDAKSVLAVMAKHGVKPDVVTYNSLMDGYCLVNQVNKAKYIFNTMAENKVFPNVQSYNIMINGFCKSKMIDDALNLFEEMRRKNLVPDTVTYNTLVDGLGKSRRILCALELLEKMHDQGQPANIVTYSSLLDALFNIKQHDKALMLFNQMKECGIEPNMYTYNILIDGLCKSGRLKNAKEIFQDLSIKGYRPDVRTYTIMINGLCKQGLLPEALAFLSKMEDNGCLPNAVTYEIIICAMFERGENDNAEKLLHEMISRGLLHG